Proteins from one Crocosphaera sp. UHCC 0190 genomic window:
- a CDS encoding polysaccharide deacetylase family protein → MFSSSSQWLHFKSALCCGSGVLMAVYGLITVQSVYGDNSTEYQTLETTEVKRSIKCQSPDVELASEASSLGLGVKNMINTGQTPSLALENCLNGVIPLENGATTQKIIVSPVTFPELWKIASTASNTVETPFPNIHPTARGAKVPIFMYHDILPRKEVFFDVTPEELEAHFKYIQEQGLTPISIDLLLDHLQKGVPLPDKPILLSFDDGYGGHYKYVYPLLKKYGYSAVFSVYVTKMDGKTARSSLTWEQLKEMAADPLVTIASHTVTHPRDLRELSDDELFKEIITSKETFEQKLGIPIKYFTYPEGKYDARVKQWTMAAGYKMALSMDDNQEIFAGQSPDLLSIGRFGQSQLTVIAQEAWGGYPGPKEDGGFDFTMEISKRDHTIDGINLMVINGGKPGTIHADSRYQVPEIMAGTEAIAAVDGAFFSLKYLDSNVMIGPVMSQGGEFVPGNASENPRLNGRPLVLITDKWVKFVPFDAEIHNTWKEVQGESHDGELITDAFVGAAWLVRDSQAQSYESFGNLFDFYVPRHRAFWGIHQSGQPMIGVSKDPVDSIQLGQILQKLGFRDAIMLDSGASTSLAFEGQSVVEYTPRPVPHVVVLFPALSALLETKK, encoded by the coding sequence ATGTTTTCCTCGTCTTCACAATGGCTTCATTTCAAATCAGCATTATGCTGTGGTAGTGGTGTGCTTATGGCCGTTTATGGTCTGATTACCGTCCAATCTGTTTATGGCGATAATTCCACCGAATACCAGACCTTAGAGACAACTGAGGTCAAACGTTCTATAAAATGTCAGTCTCCCGATGTTGAATTAGCTTCTGAGGCGAGCAGTTTGGGACTAGGGGTCAAAAATATGATCAATACTGGTCAAACCCCTTCCTTAGCTCTAGAAAACTGTTTAAACGGGGTTATTCCTCTAGAAAATGGGGCAACCACACAGAAAATAATTGTTTCACCCGTCACCTTTCCTGAGTTGTGGAAAATAGCTTCAACTGCCAGTAATACCGTTGAGACACCCTTTCCGAATATTCATCCGACTGCGAGAGGGGCCAAAGTTCCCATTTTCATGTATCACGATATTTTGCCTCGGAAGGAAGTCTTTTTTGATGTTACCCCCGAAGAATTAGAAGCCCATTTTAAATATATTCAAGAACAGGGACTAACCCCAATTAGTATTGATTTATTATTAGACCATTTACAAAAAGGCGTTCCTTTACCCGATAAACCTATTTTATTAAGCTTTGATGATGGCTATGGGGGACATTATAAATATGTTTATCCGTTGCTCAAAAAATACGGTTATTCGGCGGTTTTTTCGGTTTACGTTACTAAGATGGATGGAAAAACTGCCCGCTCTAGTTTAACCTGGGAGCAATTAAAAGAAATGGCGGCCGACCCCTTAGTAACCATTGCTTCTCATACGGTTACTCATCCCAGAGATTTACGAGAATTATCAGATGATGAATTATTTAAGGAAATCATCACCTCTAAAGAGACGTTTGAGCAAAAATTAGGCATCCCCATTAAATATTTTACTTATCCTGAAGGAAAGTATGATGCTAGGGTAAAACAATGGACAATGGCCGCAGGTTATAAAATGGCTTTGTCTATGGATGATAATCAAGAAATTTTTGCGGGCCAATCTCCTGATTTATTAAGCATTGGACGGTTTGGCCAATCACAATTAACCGTCATTGCTCAAGAAGCTTGGGGTGGTTATCCTGGGCCAAAAGAAGATGGGGGATTTGATTTTACCATGGAAATTAGTAAGCGAGATCATACCATTGATGGCATTAATTTAATGGTTATTAATGGCGGAAAACCTGGGACTATTCACGCAGATAGCCGTTATCAAGTACCAGAAATCATGGCAGGAACAGAGGCGATCGCAGCAGTTGATGGGGCGTTTTTCTCATTAAAATATCTTGATTCCAATGTAATGATTGGCCCTGTAATGAGTCAAGGGGGAGAATTTGTTCCTGGGAATGCCAGTGAAAACCCAAGATTGAATGGTAGACCATTAGTTTTAATCACTGATAAATGGGTTAAATTTGTGCCATTTGATGCGGAAATTCATAACACTTGGAAAGAGGTTCAAGGGGAATCTCATGACGGGGAATTAATCACAGATGCCTTTGTTGGGGCTGCTTGGTTAGTGAGAGATTCTCAGGCACAATCTTATGAAAGTTTTGGCAATTTATTTGATTTTTATGTTCCCAGACATCGCGCTTTTTGGGGCATACATCAATCAGGACAACCGATGATTGGTGTGTCAAAAGATCCCGTTGATTCGATACAATTAGGGCAAATTTTACAGAAATTAGGGTTTCGAGATGCCATTATGTTAGATTCTGGTGCGAGTACATCTTTGGCCTTTGAAGGACAATCTGTGGTAGAATATACTCCCCGTCCTGTTCCTCATGTGGTGGTGTTATTTCCCGCCTTATCTGCACTTTTAGAAACTAAGAAATAA